In Girardinichthys multiradiatus isolate DD_20200921_A chromosome 18, DD_fGirMul_XY1, whole genome shotgun sequence, a single window of DNA contains:
- the LOC124884481 gene encoding transmembrane protein 25 produces the protein MKSVCVRPWTSGSAVVFFNTLALSWTGAIEPAPKIDGWQQAAVTLQENMTHKFNCQSDSWDSRAPPLLTWYLNGEQQGEPSPNLGRLVMTSQKDSEVLRPGTNHNSTFSLRARKWDRELVCVASNPRTGESYNATVTLNVQFQPEILRVNAHYSETSDPGLSLVLFALVRSNPPATITFVDQSGQLVANTSDFLILDSRSYPWLTNHTLRVTLSSLSGNLTVNASNSVGMAQSNLTLAEFLQSRVEVPMLGIVTGGAMAFMALLILSLIVLCLMQKNKSKIIDEPVEILMTKKSESANLKIDRADKTNIPRENMSLPSNMQLNDLSTLRKAREAAQQNSVGEEKKEEEEEEDLSLAYAARGFARYPMVGYIYKVNSTSSEEIWL, from the exons atgaagagtgtgtgtgtgaggccaTGGACATCAGGCTCTGCTGTTGTGTTCTTCAATACACTGGCCTTGTCCTGGACAG GTGCTATTGAGCCCGCTCCTAAAATTGATGGGTGGCAGCAGGCGGCTGTGACGCTTCAGGAGAACATGACACACAAGTTTAACTGCCAATCAGACAGCTGGGATTCTCGGGCTCCGCCGTTGCTGACCTGGTACCTGAACGGGGAACAGCAGGGGGAGCCGTCGCCAAACCTTGGCCGTCTGGTGATGACGTCACAAAAAGATTCTGAGGTCTTAAGACCGGGGACCAATCACAACAGTACCTTCTCTCTGCGGGCCAGAAAGTGGGACAGGGAGCTGGTGTGCGTTGCATCAAACCCAAGGACAGGGGAAAGTTACAATGCAACGGTCACGCTCAATGTCCAGT TCCAGCCAGAGATCCTCAGGGTAAATGCCCACTACAGTGAAACCTCAGACCCCGGCCTCTCCCTGGTCCTGTTCGCCTTGGTACGCTCTAACCCTCCTGCCACCATCACCTTCGTGGACCAGTCGGGCCAGCTGGTGGCCAATACCTCTGACTTCCTCATCCTGGACTCACGGAGCTACCCGTGGCTGACCAATCACACCCTGAGGGTCACACTGAGCAGTTTATCAGGGAACTTAACAGTGAATGCCAGCAACAGTGTGGGAATGGCTCAGAGCAACCTCACACTGGCAG AGTTCCTGCAGTCTCGCGTGGAGGTTCCCATGCTGGGAATAGTTACCGGTGGAGCCATGGCCTTTATGGCCCTCCTCATCCTCAGTCTAATAGTTCTCTGCCTTATGCAAAAAAACAAGAGCAAGATCATTG ATGAACCAGTGGAGATCCTGATGACCAAGAAAAG TGAATCAGCAAACCTGAAGATAGACAGAGCAGATAAGACCAACATCCCCAGAGAGAACATGTCTCTGCCTTCCAACATGCAGCTCAACGACCTCAGCACTCTGAGGAAAG CTCGAGAAGCTGCCCAGCAGAACAGCGTGGGAGAGGAgaagaaagaggaagaggaggaggaagatctGTCTTTAGCCTACGCAGCAAGAG GTTTTGCCAGGTATCCGATGGTGGGCTACATCTATAAAGTGAACAGCACAAGCAGCGAGGAAATCTGGCTCTGA
- the LOC124884483 gene encoding T-cell surface glycoprotein CD3 delta chain-like has product MKYQLLVLWILTAFCINHAAGDINVEKVGDGIMLSCTEGVNVTGNGKNEKTLHLMYHDSNTGEYTCSENENGPNIFVKYRTCDNCVELDTSSIVGLAVGDVVATIVVGVAVYLIASQARTGQVKPTKKRSDKPNLIQNVQTDNSNYQQLRYKNGEKAEYDIIKKK; this is encoded by the exons ATGAAATATCAGCTGCTGGTTCTCTGGATTCTGACAG CATTTTGCATTAATCACGCTGCAGGCG ATATAAATGTAGAGAAGGTTGGAGATGGAATCATGTTGTCTTGTACTGAAGGTGTAAATGTTACTGGAAATGGTAAGAACGAGAAAACGTTGCACCTGATGTACCATGACAGTAACACCGGAGAATACACTTGTagtgaaaatgaaaatggaCCAAACATCTTTGTAAAATATCGGA cGTGCGACAACTGTGTAGAGCTTGATACCTCCTCCATCGTGGGCCTGGCAGTAGGAGACGTGGTGGCTACTATTGTGGTTGGAGTGGCAGTCTATCTCATCGCTTCTCAAGCTCGGACTGGTCAAGTTAAACCGACCAAGAAAA GGTCTGATAAACCGAATCTGATTCAAAATGTACAGACCGACAACTCCAACTACCAG CAACTGAGATACAAGAACGGAGAGAAAGCTGAATATGATATAATCAAGAAAAAGTAG